A genome region from Clostridium sp. JN-9 includes the following:
- the sufB gene encoding Fe-S cluster assembly protein SufB: MESKKTYIDDIERGIYDVKNPVNYSYKTGKGLTKDIIEQISYEKNEPKWMRDKRLKSLEIYNKMPMPSWGPDLTDLDVDNIVTYIRPNTDMKHDWNDIPKDIKNTFDLLGIPKAEHESLAGVGAQYDSEVVYHNVSQELKNQGVLYMDMETAVKEYRELVEPYFMKLVPPNDHKFAALHGAVWSGGSFVYVPEGVQVDIPIQSYFRLNAPGAGQFEHTLIIVEKGAKIHYIEGCSAPKYYVNNLHAGCVELYIKEGATLKYSTIENWSRNMYNLNTKRALVDKNARIEWVSGSFGSKVSMLYPMSILRGEGASSEFTGITFAGAGQHLDTGSKVVHAAPNTTSVVNSKSISKNGGVAIYRGLLSATPNAKNSKSTVSCESLMLDSESRSDTIPIISVSNDNVDVGHEAKIGRISDEAIFYLMSRGLTEEEAKAMIVRGFAEPIAKELPLEYAVEMNNLIKLELDGAIG; encoded by the coding sequence TTGGAAAGTAAGAAAACTTATATAGATGATATAGAAAGAGGCATATATGATGTTAAAAATCCTGTAAATTACAGCTATAAAACAGGCAAGGGACTGACAAAGGATATAATTGAACAGATATCCTATGAAAAAAATGAGCCCAAGTGGATGAGAGATAAAAGATTAAAATCTCTGGAAATATATAATAAAATGCCAATGCCATCCTGGGGGCCAGATCTGACTGATCTTGATGTAGATAATATAGTAACATATATAAGGCCAAATACTGATATGAAGCATGATTGGAATGACATTCCAAAGGATATAAAGAATACCTTTGATTTACTTGGAATTCCAAAGGCTGAACATGAATCCCTGGCAGGAGTAGGCGCACAATATGATTCTGAGGTTGTATATCACAATGTGAGTCAGGAGCTTAAGAATCAGGGAGTTTTGTATATGGATATGGAAACTGCAGTAAAAGAATACAGGGAACTTGTAGAGCCATATTTTATGAAGCTTGTTCCGCCTAATGATCATAAATTTGCTGCTTTGCATGGAGCAGTGTGGTCAGGGGGTTCATTTGTATATGTGCCTGAAGGTGTACAGGTGGATATTCCTATTCAATCTTATTTCAGATTAAATGCCCCTGGGGCAGGACAGTTTGAACATACACTTATTATTGTGGAAAAGGGTGCAAAGATACATTATATAGAAGGATGTTCAGCACCAAAGTATTATGTTAACAATTTGCATGCAGGCTGCGTTGAATTATATATAAAGGAAGGTGCAACACTTAAATACAGTACAATTGAAAACTGGTCAAGAAATATGTATAACCTTAATACAAAAAGGGCATTAGTGGATAAAAATGCACGAATTGAATGGGTATCAGGATCATTTGGATCTAAAGTATCTATGCTTTATCCTATGAGCATTTTAAGAGGAGAGGGCGCATCATCGGAATTTACAGGTATAACATTTGCAGGTGCAGGGCAGCACCTGGACACTGGCTCTAAAGTAGTGCATGCAGCTCCTAATACTACTTCAGTTGTAAATTCGAAATCCATTTCAAAAAATGGAGGAGTTGCAATTTACAGAGGCCTTTTAAGTGCAACACCTAATGCAAAAAATTCAAAGTCAACAGTATCCTGTGAATCTTTAATGCTTGATAGTGAATCAAGATCAGATACAATACCTATTATAAGTGTTTCGAATGATAATGTGGATGTGGGACATGAAGCAAAAATAGGAAGGATAAGCGATGAAGCTATCTTTTACTTAATGAGCAGAGGATTAACTGAAGAGGAAGCAAAGGCAATGATTGTGAGAGGGTTTGCTGAGCCCATTGCAAAGGAATTACCGCTGGAATATGCAGTTGAAATGAATAATCTGATTAAACTAGAACTTGATGGAGCTATTGGATAA
- the phnD gene encoding phosphate/phosphite/phosphonate ABC transporter substrate-binding protein: MWKTNENLLLCIAIIIINSLLFFIKENSLYLILAIILIDALDLVLIFNNSKNKQKNMKNISHEKPSDVEKTNEYDELFSAWQTIGYDIQQLLWLSKDSVEVLKKITSVSQEVGQYTEQNSASIEEINSNVSEFAGTEEKLNNSVINIEESSEKSLKILDSNKAIINDIGEYLLRVGDDINNLSVSNNNLKVSSNKINEFVAYINQISKQTNLLALNASIEAARAGDAGKGFSVVAKEIRKLSEETEKAVTEIQGILKLIVSDVEESDNSTNKCIKGIKGVQEISDKSSKLVSNIKEILQDIFNSISSLKDISSDQKETSNQISMAVQTVADAVEKTNNITAESLKMIMQQEAKNNELFNYCDKLSETSSNVQMIASRLKKQNEIIFGINPFTTPENIKNMYVPILEKICDSIGYKAKAVIVKDYDALSRGIENDTIDIGWFSPFAYVNAHDRDKVIPLVTPKINNKISYKGYIITKKDSGIKSVEDLKNKTFGYVDVESASGYLYARHILKTKGLNPDKLFKEVTFLGSHYNVIKSVLSGAVDAGATYNEALESGKEQGFNTDEINIISTTEDIPKDALAANPRFNKGLAEKLQQAFISFNNFSGLNSNITGFVKSSDENYDIIRSLFKEN; encoded by the coding sequence ATGTGGAAAACAAATGAAAATTTATTGCTTTGCATTGCCATCATAATTATAAATAGTTTATTATTTTTTATTAAAGAAAATAGCCTTTATTTAATTTTAGCTATTATACTAATTGATGCATTAGACTTAGTATTAATATTTAATAACAGTAAAAATAAGCAAAAGAATATGAAAAATATAAGCCATGAAAAACCATCAGATGTTGAAAAAACAAATGAATATGATGAACTCTTTTCAGCCTGGCAGACTATAGGCTATGATATACAGCAGTTGTTATGGCTAAGTAAGGATAGTGTGGAGGTACTTAAAAAAATTACCAGTGTATCGCAGGAAGTTGGGCAATATACAGAACAAAACAGTGCAAGCATTGAAGAAATCAACAGTAATGTTTCAGAGTTTGCAGGTACTGAAGAAAAGCTAAATAACAGTGTCATTAATATAGAGGAAAGCTCTGAGAAATCCTTAAAAATATTGGACAGCAACAAGGCAATTATTAATGATATAGGTGAATATCTGCTCCGTGTAGGTGATGACATTAATAATTTATCAGTATCAAATAATAATCTTAAGGTTTCATCCAATAAAATAAATGAATTTGTAGCATATATAAATCAAATTTCAAAGCAGACAAATTTACTTGCATTAAATGCATCTATTGAAGCTGCAAGAGCCGGAGATGCAGGAAAAGGATTTTCTGTGGTGGCAAAGGAAATAAGAAAGCTTTCAGAAGAAACAGAAAAAGCTGTTACCGAGATTCAAGGTATTTTAAAATTAATTGTTTCCGATGTTGAGGAGTCAGATAATTCTACAAATAAATGTATTAAAGGAATAAAAGGGGTACAGGAAATTTCAGATAAATCCTCAAAGCTGGTTTCTAATATAAAAGAAATTTTACAGGATATATTTAATTCAATATCCAGTTTAAAGGATATATCTTCAGATCAAAAGGAAACTTCAAATCAAATTAGTATGGCAGTTCAGACTGTAGCTGATGCAGTTGAAAAAACCAATAATATCACTGCTGAATCCTTAAAAATGATTATGCAGCAGGAAGCTAAAAATAATGAATTATTTAATTATTGTGATAAGCTAAGTGAAACTTCTTCTAATGTTCAGATGATAGCTTCAAGGCTGAAAAAACAAAACGAAATAATTTTTGGTATTAATCCATTTACAACTCCGGAAAATATAAAGAATATGTATGTACCAATATTGGAGAAAATATGTGATTCAATTGGATATAAGGCAAAGGCAGTTATAGTAAAGGATTATGATGCTCTCAGCAGAGGAATAGAAAATGATACCATAGATATTGGCTGGTTTTCTCCTTTTGCTTATGTTAATGCTCATGACAGGGACAAGGTAATACCTCTGGTAACTCCTAAAATAAATAATAAGATTTCCTATAAAGGATATATAATAACTAAAAAAGACAGCGGAATAAAAAGCGTTGAAGACTTAAAAAATAAGACATTTGGATATGTTGATGTAGAAAGTGCTTCAGGATACTTATATGCCAGACATATTTTGAAAACAAAAGGCTTAAATCCTGATAAATTATTTAAAGAAGTGACCTTTTTAGGAAGCCATTATAATGTAATAAAATCTGTTTTGTCTGGTGCTGTAGATGCAGGCGCTACCTATAATGAAGCTTTAGAAAGCGGAAAAGAACAGGGATTTAATACAGATGAAATTAATATTATAAGCACAACAGAGGATATTCCTAAGGATGCTCTTGCTGCAAACCCAAGATTTAACAAAGGGTTAGCAGAAAAATTGCAGCAGGCTTTCATAAGTTTTAATAACTTTTCAGGATTAAATTCCAATATAACCGGGTTTGTAAAAAGCAGTGATGAAAATTATGATATAATACGTTCATTATTTAAAGAAAACTAA
- the sufC gene encoding Fe-S cluster assembly ATPase SufC, translating into MREELLNVKDLKVKVDENEILKGLDLKIGKGEIHAILGPNGAGKSTLANTLMGHPKYSISGGHIYFEGELIDNLKVDERARKGIFLSFQYPEEIQGITLRNFLSSAKSAVTGKRTGIITFRKELKEKMRSLEMDESYAERYLNVGFSGGEKKKSEMLQMSVLQPKLAILDETDSGLDVDAVRIVSEAVADFANENNSILIITHQNKLLDYLKPDFVHVLIDGKIVKTGDMSLANEINENGYAEFKMESSVM; encoded by the coding sequence ATGAGGGAAGAATTGCTTAATGTTAAAGATTTAAAGGTTAAGGTTGATGAAAATGAAATATTAAAGGGATTAGATCTAAAAATAGGTAAAGGTGAAATCCATGCTATATTGGGGCCAAATGGAGCTGGAAAATCAACACTGGCAAATACTTTAATGGGTCATCCAAAGTATTCAATATCAGGAGGACATATTTATTTTGAAGGTGAATTGATTGACAATCTTAAGGTTGATGAAAGAGCCAGAAAAGGTATTTTCTTATCTTTCCAATATCCTGAGGAAATTCAGGGCATAACTCTTAGAAATTTCTTAAGCTCAGCAAAATCAGCTGTTACTGGTAAAAGAACAGGCATTATTACCTTTAGAAAAGAACTAAAGGAAAAAATGAGATCCCTTGAAATGGATGAAAGCTATGCAGAAAGATATTTAAATGTGGGGTTTTCAGGAGGAGAAAAGAAAAAAAGCGAAATGCTTCAAATGTCTGTATTGCAGCCAAAGCTTGCCATACTGGATGAAACTGATTCAGGCTTGGACGTGGATGCAGTAAGGATAGTTTCTGAAGCAGTTGCAGATTTTGCAAATGAAAATAATTCAATTTTGATAATTACACATCAAAACAAATTACTGGACTACTTAAAACCAGATTTTGTTCATGTATTAATAGATGGAAAAATTGTTAAGACTGGTGATATGTCTTTAGCAAATGAAATTAATGAAAATGGCTATGCTGAGTTCAAAATGGAAAGCAGCGTAATGTAA
- the sufD gene encoding Fe-S cluster assembly protein SufD has protein sequence MIEENYKLNSTVVPTWKHLKLNNFDLNNFAEPVIKSYKKNYLEFSKEDFQDVVVIPIEQAIKVDKNAAKHLNYNEKFGVSEEFVKIAENEFNSGVFVHIPKDKIINSYIKMNYVLDKENPTLIDHNIITAEPGSKATIIVDYSSDEKSEVFHNGVTKVFAGENSEINIIKIQRMNNNAVHLDSNLAVVSRNAKVNWVTVEMGSNINVTNYMSDLNEENSKADIYSAYFVDGYRRQDLYYTANHKGRRSESNMIIKGVLKDHSKKVFKGNIDFKKGSSKSKGAQEENVILLSPNVKTDSVPMLLCHEEDVDGSHAASVGKINEEEMFYLMSRGFSDHDAKKLIIEAEFSPIFDKVPDESLREILGAEIKRRLSND, from the coding sequence ATGATTGAAGAAAATTATAAATTAAATTCCACTGTGGTTCCAACCTGGAAGCACTTAAAATTGAATAATTTTGATTTAAATAATTTTGCAGAACCTGTTATTAAAAGTTATAAAAAAAATTATCTTGAGTTTTCCAAAGAGGACTTTCAGGATGTAGTGGTAATACCTATTGAACAGGCCATTAAAGTTGATAAAAATGCAGCTAAGCATTTAAATTATAATGAAAAGTTTGGGGTATCAGAAGAGTTTGTAAAAATTGCAGAAAATGAATTTAATTCAGGTGTTTTTGTTCATATTCCAAAGGATAAAATAATTAATTCATATATTAAAATGAATTATGTACTGGATAAAGAAAATCCAACTCTTATAGATCACAATATAATTACAGCTGAACCTGGAAGTAAAGCTACAATCATTGTGGATTACAGCAGTGATGAAAAATCTGAAGTATTTCACAATGGAGTAACAAAGGTATTTGCAGGTGAAAATTCCGAAATTAATATAATTAAGATACAAAGAATGAATAATAATGCAGTTCATTTAGATTCAAATTTAGCAGTTGTATCCAGGAATGCCAAAGTGAACTGGGTTACAGTAGAAATGGGATCTAATATAAATGTAACTAATTATATGTCTGATTTAAATGAGGAAAACAGTAAAGCAGATATATATTCTGCATATTTTGTGGATGGATACCGAAGACAAGATTTATATTATACAGCAAATCACAAAGGCAGAAGAAGCGAAAGCAATATGATCATAAAAGGAGTTTTAAAGGATCACAGCAAAAAAGTATTCAAAGGTAATATAGATTTTAAAAAGGGATCATCAAAATCTAAGGGTGCACAGGAGGAAAATGTGATTTTATTAAGCCCTAATGTTAAAACAGACTCTGTTCCAATGCTGCTTTGCCATGAAGAAGATGTAGATGGATCACATGCTGCAAGTGTTGGTAAAATAAATGAGGAAGAAATGTTTTATCTCATGAGCAGAGGCTTTAGCGACCATGATGCAAAGAAATTAATTATAGAAGCTGAATTCAGTCCCATTTTTGACAAGGTGCCAGATGAAAGCTTAAGGGAAATATTAGGAGCAGAAATTAAAAGGAGACTTTCCAATGACTAA
- a CDS encoding cysteine desulfurase produces the protein MTNLNVNKIREDFPILSLKVNGRDLVYLDNSATTQKPKSVINAIKEYNEKINGNPHRGAHYLSVAATEAYENAREKVQKFIGADKSNEIIFTRNTTESINLIAYTYGMTYVNPGDEIVIAVSEHHSNMLPWQMVARAKNAVLKYMYLNKDGMLDENEYKSKITDKTKIVSIAQVSNVLGTIFPVKEIIKYAHSKGAVVVIDGAQSVPHMKVDVKDLDADFFAFSGHKMLGPMGIGVLYGKEEILLKMPPFLTGGDMIEYVTEQEATFAELPYKFEAGTQNVEGAVGLAAAIDYLESIGLDNIEEYERQLTSYTLNKLKEIPYISLYGPKDANNKGGIISFNIKDIHPHDVASIIDTYGVAVRSGHHCAQPLMKYLGIQASCRASFYFYNTFEEADKFIDSIKNVRKWLGYGRS, from the coding sequence ATGACTAATTTAAATGTAAATAAAATCAGAGAAGATTTTCCCATTTTATCTTTAAAAGTAAATGGAAGAGATTTAGTTTATTTGGATAATAGTGCTACCACGCAAAAGCCCAAATCTGTTATTAATGCAATTAAAGAATATAATGAAAAGATAAATGGAAACCCTCACAGAGGTGCCCATTATCTAAGTGTGGCAGCTACCGAAGCTTATGAAAATGCTAGAGAAAAGGTCCAAAAGTTTATAGGAGCAGATAAATCTAATGAAATAATATTTACAAGAAATACCACAGAGTCCATTAATTTAATTGCCTATACCTATGGAATGACATATGTTAATCCAGGGGACGAAATAGTAATTGCTGTTTCTGAGCACCACAGTAATATGCTGCCCTGGCAGATGGTGGCAAGGGCAAAAAATGCTGTACTTAAGTATATGTATTTAAATAAAGATGGCATGTTGGATGAAAATGAGTATAAAAGTAAAATAACTGATAAAACTAAAATAGTTTCCATAGCACAAGTGTCCAATGTACTTGGAACAATTTTTCCAGTTAAGGAAATCATAAAATATGCTCATAGCAAAGGAGCTGTGGTGGTAATAGACGGGGCTCAGAGTGTGCCTCATATGAAGGTTGATGTGAAAGATCTTGATGCAGACTTTTTTGCTTTTTCAGGTCATAAAATGCTTGGACCAATGGGAATTGGAGTACTATATGGAAAAGAAGAAATTTTATTAAAAATGCCTCCATTTCTCACTGGGGGAGATATGATAGAGTATGTAACAGAGCAGGAAGCCACTTTTGCAGAACTGCCATATAAATTTGAAGCTGGAACTCAGAATGTAGAGGGGGCAGTTGGACTAGCTGCAGCTATTGATTATCTGGAATCCATTGGACTTGATAACATTGAAGAATATGAAAGACAGCTTACATCCTATACACTTAATAAACTTAAGGAAATTCCTTATATAAGTTTATATGGACCAAAAGATGCAAATAATAAAGGAGGCATCATATCTTTCAATATCAAAGACATTCATCCTCATGATGTGGCAAGTATAATAGATACCTATGGTGTGGCTGTGAGATCAGGCCATCACTGTGCTCAGCCTCTTATGAAATATTTAGGGATACAAGCATCCTGCAGGGCAAGCTTTTACTTTTACAATACATTTGAGGAAGCAGATAAATTTATAGATAGTATTAAAAATGTTAGGAAGTGGTTAGGATATGGACGATCTTAG
- a CDS encoding glycerol dehydrogenase: MARIIISPSRYVQGSGELKNFKEHTKNLGKSFFIIASPNGIKRTKPVIDQSFKGSNVKVVFEGFNGECCKSEIDRLKKLVEKNSSDVVVGIGGGKIFDTAKAVAHYSNLPVVIVPTIASTDAPCSALSVIYTEEGVFSEYLVLPKNPELVLVDTAIVSKAPARLIVSGIGDALATYFEARACSRSGAANMTGGKITKAALSLAKLCYETLLQDGLKAKLAVENKVCTEAVENIVEANTYLSGIGFESGGLAGAHAIHNGFTVLQQCHHLYHGEKVAFGTIVQLILENSPLEELEEVLGLCIDLGLPVTLEDMGIKEVKEDEIRKVAEATCAEGETIHNMPFKVTADDVYAAILAADALGKLYK; this comes from the coding sequence ATGGCAAGGATAATAATATCACCAAGCAGATATGTACAGGGCAGTGGGGAATTAAAAAACTTTAAAGAGCATACTAAAAATCTAGGCAAATCATTTTTTATAATTGCAAGTCCCAACGGCATAAAAAGAACTAAGCCAGTTATAGATCAAAGTTTTAAAGGCAGCAATGTCAAAGTTGTGTTTGAAGGCTTCAATGGAGAATGCTGCAAGAGCGAAATAGACAGATTAAAGAAACTGGTTGAAAAGAACAGCAGCGATGTAGTAGTTGGAATTGGTGGAGGAAAAATATTTGATACTGCAAAGGCTGTAGCACATTATTCAAATCTTCCTGTTGTAATAGTGCCTACAATAGCTTCTACAGATGCTCCATGCAGTGCACTTTCAGTAATTTATACAGAAGAAGGAGTATTCAGTGAATATCTTGTCCTTCCTAAAAATCCGGAATTAGTTTTAGTCGATACTGCAATCGTTTCTAAGGCACCAGCAAGACTTATTGTTTCCGGTATTGGAGATGCATTGGCTACATATTTTGAAGCAAGAGCATGTTCCAGATCTGGAGCAGCTAATATGACTGGAGGAAAAATTACAAAAGCAGCATTAAGCCTGGCAAAGCTATGCTATGAGACATTACTTCAGGATGGATTAAAGGCAAAACTTGCTGTTGAAAATAAGGTTTGTACAGAAGCAGTAGAAAATATAGTTGAAGCAAATACTTATTTAAGCGGCATTGGTTTTGAGAGCGGCGGACTTGCTGGTGCTCATGCAATACATAATGGTTTTACAGTACTTCAGCAGTGCCATCATTTATATCATGGCGAAAAAGTTGCATTTGGTACAATTGTTCAGCTGATTTTAGAAAATAGTCCTTTAGAAGAACTGGAAGAAGTACTTGGTTTATGTATTGATTTAGGTCTTCCTGTTACACTGGAGGATATGGGAATAAAGGAAGTTAAAGAAGATGAAATAAGAAAAGTAGCTGAAGCAACCTGCGCAGAGGGAGAAACTATTCACAATATGCCATTTAAGGTAACAGCTGATGATGTTTATGCTGCAATACTTGCTGCAGATGCTTTAGGAAAACTTTATAAATAA
- the sufU gene encoding Fe-S cluster assembly sulfur transfer protein SufU, with amino-acid sequence MDDLSLIYSEIITEHNQDKTNKRHLDHADCCERGHNPSCGDDITLSLKLNGDIIQDAAYEGSGCAISQASTSIMIDLIKGKSIEEALEYVKTFLSMIKKEVTDEKELEKLEDAIALKNISMMPARTKCAVLAWHTLEEAIKKVKKTV; translated from the coding sequence ATGGACGATCTTAGTTTAATTTATTCAGAAATAATCACAGAGCATAATCAGGATAAAACCAATAAAAGACATCTGGATCATGCAGACTGCTGTGAAAGAGGACATAATCCAAGCTGTGGCGATGATATAACTTTGTCTTTGAAACTTAATGGGGATATTATACAGGATGCTGCATATGAGGGGAGCGGATGTGCAATTTCACAGGCATCGACTTCTATAATGATAGACCTTATTAAAGGTAAATCAATTGAAGAAGCTCTTGAATATGTTAAAACATTTCTTAGCATGATAAAGAAAGAAGTAACAGATGAAAAAGAGTTAGAAAAGCTTGAGGACGCTATAGCCTTGAAAAATATATCAATGATGCCTGCCAGAACAAAATGTGCAGTACTTGCATGGCATACACTGGAAGAGGCAATAAAAAAAGTAAAGAAGACAGTATAA
- the surE gene encoding 5'/3'-nucleotidase SurE, which produces MRILITNDDGIYAPGINSLAKEISKKHEVIMVAPLEQRSAFSHSITIRKPILVKEVKLPELSIKSYGINGTPADCVRVALDKLIPDNVDLVLSGINFGLNIGTDVLYSGTVSAAIEASLYNIPSIAVSQQIVNTEEVNFNAAAKYACHILEKAKDYLNDNIVLNINVPALPETDVKGIKVCKIGDKVFNNTFSETIDENGEMSLLLNGTINEEKNLDSDRFYLKQGYVTVTPLHYDFTNYNVIKEVENWIY; this is translated from the coding sequence ATGAGAATTTTGATTACAAACGACGATGGTATATATGCTCCTGGCATAAATAGTTTAGCAAAGGAAATATCTAAAAAGCATGAAGTCATTATGGTAGCTCCTCTTGAACAAAGAAGCGCTTTCAGCCATTCCATAACCATAAGAAAACCTATTCTGGTTAAGGAAGTAAAGCTTCCTGAGCTCAGTATTAAATCCTATGGCATTAATGGTACACCAGCAGACTGCGTAAGAGTAGCTTTAGATAAATTAATACCAGACAATGTGGATTTGGTTTTGTCTGGCATCAATTTCGGACTTAATATAGGCACAGATGTTTTATATTCCGGAACAGTATCTGCCGCCATTGAAGCTTCATTGTATAATATTCCTTCTATAGCAGTATCACAGCAGATAGTGAACACCGAAGAAGTAAATTTTAACGCTGCTGCAAAATATGCATGTCACATTTTAGAGAAAGCAAAAGATTATTTAAATGACAATATAGTATTAAATATAAATGTACCTGCTTTACCTGAAACTGATGTTAAGGGCATTAAAGTATGTAAAATTGGAGATAAGGTATTCAATAATACATTTTCTGAAACTATTGATGAAAATGGTGAAATGTCACTTTTATTAAACGGCACTATTAATGAAGAAAAAAATTTAGATTCAGACAGATTTTATTTAAAACAGGGTTATGTTACAGTAACACCACTTCATTATGATTTTACTAACTACAATGTTATAAAAGAAGTTGAGAACTGGATTTATTAG
- a CDS encoding 3'-5' exonuclease, giving the protein MNYIVFDLEFNQGLGRCSRINSIKPRCPFEIIQIGAVKLSSELEFVSSFDRLIKPVIYTDVNPYVREITNITTEQLLDKKYFNEVYGEFTEFIGHDRNILCVWGTADIKELHRNIAYHGLDASVISREYINIQMYASKLFNCRSGINIGLKSAVELLNIPAATDFHNAVNDAYYTAEVFKKIYNDKIQPKIYNPFKYLEPSRRQRNSEYKQIDTENLIKQFEKMYNRKMSQEEKSIIKLSYLMGKTNQFQLNNKPK; this is encoded by the coding sequence ATGAATTATATAGTATTTGATTTAGAATTTAACCAAGGCTTAGGCAGATGCAGCCGCATTAACAGCATTAAGCCAAGATGCCCATTTGAGATAATTCAAATAGGTGCAGTAAAACTTAGCAGTGAATTGGAATTTGTATCTTCTTTTGACAGATTAATAAAACCTGTAATATATACGGATGTTAACCCATATGTAAGGGAAATAACAAATATAACCACTGAACAGCTGCTTGATAAAAAATATTTTAATGAAGTTTATGGTGAATTTACAGAATTTATCGGGCATGACAGAAATATTTTATGCGTTTGGGGAACTGCTGATATAAAAGAATTACACAGAAATATAGCATATCATGGATTAGATGCCTCAGTAATTTCAAGGGAATACATTAATATTCAGATGTATGCATCTAAATTATTTAACTGCAGAAGTGGAATTAATATTGGACTTAAAAGTGCTGTAGAACTGTTAAATATACCTGCTGCTACAGATTTTCATAATGCTGTTAACGATGCATATTACACTGCAGAGGTGTTTAAAAAAATATACAATGATAAAATTCAGCCTAAAATATACAATCCTTTTAAATACCTTGAACCAAGCAGAAGGCAGAGAAACTCAGAGTACAAGCAGATTGATACTGAAAACCTTATAAAACAATTTGAGAAAATGTATAACAGAAAAATGTCACAAGAGGAAAAATCTATTATTAAATTATCCTATTTAATGGGCAAAACAAATCAATTTCAGCTTAATAATAAACCTAAATAA
- a CDS encoding hemerythrin domain-containing protein, whose amino-acid sequence MNFIEVMVSEHKNISRMLRVIRKYCLKVLNDNNVDYSDFHKIIDFIRNYADKHHHGKEEKFLFVKMVEELKGPADKLVTHGMLVEHDLGRLFIKNLETAVNEVENGNMDARVDVIANAIGYADLLTRHIEKEDNVVYKFAENNLSKSTLQKLEQDCDAFEKNDEHNGIQNKYLSMLKQLEQKYDK is encoded by the coding sequence ATGAATTTTATTGAAGTCATGGTTTCTGAACATAAAAACATTTCAAGAATGCTGCGGGTTATAAGAAAATACTGTTTAAAGGTATTAAATGATAATAATGTTGATTATAGTGACTTTCACAAAATTATCGATTTCATAAGGAATTATGCTGATAAGCACCATCATGGCAAAGAAGAAAAATTTCTTTTTGTTAAAATGGTAGAGGAATTAAAGGGGCCTGCAGATAAGCTTGTGACTCATGGTATGCTGGTAGAACATGATTTAGGAAGATTGTTCATTAAAAATTTGGAAACTGCAGTTAATGAAGTTGAAAATGGCAATATGGATGCCAGAGTTGATGTAATAGCAAATGCCATAGGTTATGCTGATCTGCTGACAAGGCATATAGAAAAAGAAGATAATGTGGTATATAAATTTGCAGAAAATAATTTATCAAAATCAACTCTTCAAAAGCTGGAACAGGACTGCGATGCATTTGAAAAAAACGATGAACATAATGGCATACAAAATAAATATTTATCCATGCTTAAACAATTAGAGCAAAAGTATGATAAATAA
- a CDS encoding transposase, whose product MIKKDLQKSYAGRQPIKIKNVNGLPKTLKVSFPEATIQNCIVHQIRNSFLVLPITIIN is encoded by the coding sequence ATGATAAAAAAAGATTTGCAAAAATCCTATGCCGGCAGGCAGCCAATTAAAATAAAGAACGTAAATGGATTGCCTAAAACATTGAAGGTTTCTTTTCCAGAAGCAACTATTCAAAACTGCATTGTACATCAAATTAGAAATTCTTTTTTAGTATTACCCATAACCATTATAAATTAG